In one Haemophilus parainfluenzae genomic region, the following are encoded:
- a CDS encoding ABC transporter substrate-binding protein, whose product MQHKLLFSAIALALSYSAQAVIVPEGTQLDEKQHIVINNGAEPQSFDPQKTEGVPESNVAYQLLEGLVTSDSEGKLQPGVAESWENTPDFKTWTFHLRKDAKWSNGDPVTAHDFVFAWRRLVDPATAAPYASYLSYLQVENAQDIIDGKKKPAELGVEAKDDYTFVVHATNPVPYAVSLTTHQSLLPLPQKVVEKLGDAWVKKENYVGNGAYKLANHIINEKIEFERNPLYWNDKETVINSATFLAIENPSTDVARYRAGDLDITSYALPPEQFAKLQKELPGEVFTTRTLATYSYELNNKKAPFDNVNVRKALNLSLDRNVITDKVLGQGQTPTYVFTPTYIEEGQLIQQPAYSKEPMAQRNEEAIKLLEEAGYSKANPLKFSILYNTNENHKKVAIAAASMWKANTKGLIDVKLENQEWKTYIDSRRAGRYDAARAGWNADYNQATTFGNYFLSNSSNNTAKYANPEYDKAIAESYVATDAEGRAKAYAKAEEILAKDFGIVPIFNYVNPRLVKPYVKGYSGKDPQDHIYLRNLYIIKH is encoded by the coding sequence ATGCAACACAAACTACTTTTCTCTGCAATTGCTCTTGCTCTTTCCTATTCTGCGCAAGCGGTTATAGTACCTGAGGGAACGCAATTAGATGAAAAACAACATATCGTGATCAATAACGGGGCTGAACCACAAAGTTTTGACCCACAAAAAACTGAAGGTGTACCTGAATCTAACGTTGCTTATCAATTACTTGAAGGCCTCGTCACCTCAGACTCTGAAGGTAAACTTCAACCGGGTGTAGCTGAAAGCTGGGAAAACACGCCGGACTTCAAAACGTGGACATTCCATTTACGTAAAGATGCCAAATGGTCAAATGGTGATCCCGTTACCGCGCACGATTTCGTGTTTGCTTGGCGTCGTTTAGTGGATCCTGCAACAGCAGCCCCTTATGCAAGTTACTTAAGTTACTTACAAGTAGAAAATGCACAAGACATCATTGACGGTAAGAAAAAACCGGCTGAATTAGGTGTTGAAGCAAAAGATGATTACACCTTTGTGGTTCATGCAACCAATCCTGTGCCTTACGCAGTCAGTTTAACGACTCACCAATCCTTATTGCCATTACCGCAAAAAGTAGTCGAAAAATTGGGTGATGCATGGGTGAAAAAAGAAAATTACGTGGGTAATGGTGCCTATAAACTCGCTAACCATATTATTAACGAAAAAATCGAATTTGAACGTAACCCGCTCTACTGGAACGATAAAGAGACTGTCATTAACAGTGCAACCTTCCTTGCAATTGAAAACCCAAGTACTGATGTGGCGCGTTATCGTGCAGGCGATTTGGATATAACAAGCTACGCCTTACCACCAGAACAATTTGCGAAATTACAAAAAGAATTGCCTGGTGAAGTATTCACGACACGTACGCTTGCAACCTATTCTTATGAGTTAAACAATAAGAAAGCGCCTTTTGATAACGTGAATGTTCGTAAAGCCTTGAACTTATCCCTTGACCGTAATGTGATCACCGATAAAGTTTTAGGTCAAGGTCAAACACCAACCTATGTATTTACGCCGACTTACATCGAAGAAGGTCAGCTCATTCAACAACCTGCTTATTCAAAAGAACCAATGGCGCAGCGTAATGAAGAAGCCATTAAACTCTTAGAAGAAGCTGGCTACAGCAAAGCAAATCCGTTGAAATTCAGCATTCTTTACAACACCAATGAAAACCACAAAAAGGTGGCCATTGCCGCAGCATCTATGTGGAAAGCCAACACCAAAGGTTTAATTGATGTGAAATTAGAAAACCAAGAGTGGAAAACCTACATTGATAGCCGTCGTGCAGGCCGTTATGATGCAGCACGTGCAGGATGGAATGCGGATTACAACCAAGCCACAACATTCGGCAACTATTTCTTATCTAATTCGAGTAACAACACCGCAAAATATGCGAACCCAGAATATGATAAAGCCATTGCTGAATCTTACGTTGCAACGGATGCGGAAGGACGCGCAAAAGCCTACGCGAAAGCCGAAGAAATTCTTGCAAAAGATTTCGGTATCGTGCCAATCTTTAACTATGTGAATCCACGCTTAGTGAAACCTTACGTAAAAGGCTATTCAGGCAAAGATCCACAAGATCACATTTACTTACGCAACCTTTATATTATTAAACATTAA
- the tal gene encoding transaldolase, which produces MTTQLDSLRNMTVVVADTGDIDAIKKYQPQDATTNPSLILSASALPQYAPLIDEAIAYAKAQSADKAQQLIDAEDKLAVNIGLEILKIVPGRISTEVDARLSYDTQATVEKARKLIALYNAAGISNDRILIKIASTWQGIRAAEILEKEGINCNLTLLFSEAQARACAEAGVYLISPFVGRILDWYKANTDKKEYAPAEDPGVISVTKIYNYYKEYGYKTVVMGASFRNVGEIIELAGCDRLTIAPALLKELQENSTALVRKLDYKGEVKAKPQPLTEAEFYWQHNSDAMAVEKLAEGIRKFAVDQEKLESMLSAKL; this is translated from the coding sequence ATGACAACTCAGTTAGATTCACTTCGCAACATGACCGTCGTTGTGGCTGATACGGGCGATATTGATGCAATTAAAAAATACCAACCTCAAGATGCAACAACAAACCCATCTTTAATTTTAAGTGCTTCAGCATTACCACAATATGCCCCATTAATTGATGAAGCGATTGCTTATGCCAAAGCACAAAGTGCGGATAAAGCTCAACAATTAATTGATGCTGAAGATAAATTAGCAGTAAACATCGGTTTAGAAATTTTAAAAATTGTCCCAGGACGTATTTCAACTGAAGTGGATGCACGTCTCTCTTACGATACTCAAGCAACCGTTGAAAAAGCACGTAAACTTATCGCACTTTATAATGCGGCAGGTATTTCAAATGATCGTATCTTGATCAAAATTGCTTCAACATGGCAAGGTATTCGTGCAGCAGAAATTCTTGAAAAAGAAGGTATTAACTGTAACTTAACCTTATTATTCTCCGAAGCACAAGCACGTGCGTGTGCCGAAGCAGGTGTTTACTTGATTTCCCCATTCGTCGGTCGTATCTTAGACTGGTACAAAGCAAATACTGATAAAAAAGAATATGCTCCAGCAGAAGACCCAGGTGTCATTTCTGTAACCAAAATTTATAACTATTACAAAGAATATGGTTATAAAACCGTGGTGATGGGCGCAAGTTTCCGTAATGTCGGTGAAATTATTGAATTAGCAGGTTGTGACCGTTTAACTATCGCACCCGCTTTACTTAAAGAATTACAAGAAAATTCAACCGCACTTGTACGTAAACTAGACTACAAAGGTGAAGTAAAAGCGAAACCTCAACCATTAACTGAAGCAGAATTCTACTGGCAACATAACAGCGATGCGATGGCTGTTGAGAAATTAGCAGAGGGAATTCGCAAATTTGCAGTTGACCAAGAGAAATTAGAATCAATGCTTTCAGCAAAACTTTAA
- a CDS encoding VacJ family lipoprotein has translation MKKTPLLAVGLMTTVLLTGCATKADGERNDKLESFNRTMFDFNYKVMDRYVLEPAAKGWRDYVPTPVTKGLSNVANNLDEPVSFVNRLLEGEPKKAFVHFNRFWINSTFGIGGLFDFASASKDLQVYDQRSFGETLGTYGVDAGTYIVLPIYNATTPRQLTGAVVDAAYTYPFWNWVGGPWSLVKYGVQAVDKRSKTLDQTELLNQAQDPYVTFREAYYQNLEFKVNDGKVKESSQKELSDDVLKEID, from the coding sequence ATGAAAAAAACACCTTTACTTGCGGTCGGCTTAATGACAACAGTTTTATTAACGGGTTGTGCAACCAAAGCAGATGGTGAACGCAATGATAAATTAGAAAGTTTTAACCGTACGATGTTTGATTTTAACTATAAAGTTATGGATCGTTATGTGTTGGAACCTGCAGCTAAAGGCTGGCGTGATTACGTGCCGACACCGGTCACAAAAGGTTTATCCAATGTGGCAAATAACTTAGATGAGCCAGTGAGCTTTGTGAACCGTTTATTAGAAGGTGAACCGAAAAAAGCCTTTGTTCACTTCAACCGTTTCTGGATTAACTCCACATTTGGTATTGGTGGTTTATTTGATTTTGCCAGTGCAAGCAAAGACTTGCAGGTTTATGATCAACGCAGTTTTGGTGAAACATTGGGCACCTATGGTGTAGATGCCGGCACTTATATTGTATTGCCAATTTATAATGCAACAACACCTCGTCAATTAACAGGGGCGGTGGTCGATGCGGCTTATACTTATCCGTTCTGGAATTGGGTGGGCGGTCCGTGGTCACTGGTGAAATATGGTGTGCAAGCCGTAGATAAACGCTCGAAAACATTGGATCAAACAGAATTGCTCAATCAAGCACAAGATCCTTATGTTACTTTCCGTGAAGCTTATTATCAGAATTTAGAATTTAAAGTAAATGATGGCAAAGTAAAAGAAAGTTCACAGAAAGAATTGTCTGATGATGTATTAAAAGAGATTGATTAA
- the oppC gene encoding oligopeptide ABC transporter permease OppC, which translates to MTDYRTQPINQKNADFVEQVADRIEEMQLEGRSLWQDAKRRFFRNKAAVASLIILAFIIVFITVAPWFFPFTYEDTDWNMMSSPPTMEGYHFFGTDASGRDLLVRTAIGGRISLLVGIAGAFISVTIGTIYGAISGYVGGKTDMLMMRFLEILSSFPFMFFVILLVTLFGQNIFLIFIAIGAIAWLGLARIVRGQTLSLKNKEFVEAAIVCGVSRRQIIFKHIIPNVLGLVAVYASLEVPGLILFESFLSFLGLGTQEPMSSWGALLSDGAAQMEVSPWLLIFPAFFLCLTLFCFNFIGDGLRDALDPKDR; encoded by the coding sequence ATGACAGATTATCGTACTCAGCCGATTAATCAGAAAAATGCGGATTTTGTGGAACAAGTAGCTGACCGTATTGAAGAAATGCAACTGGAAGGCCGCAGTCTCTGGCAAGATGCGAAACGCCGTTTTTTCCGCAACAAAGCGGCCGTTGCCAGTCTGATTATTTTAGCGTTTATTATTGTATTTATTACCGTAGCACCTTGGTTCTTCCCCTTTACCTATGAAGATACCGATTGGAATATGATGAGCTCTCCACCAACAATGGAAGGCTATCACTTCTTCGGTACGGATGCTTCTGGTCGAGACTTACTGGTGCGTACCGCTATCGGTGGACGGATTTCATTATTGGTCGGTATCGCGGGTGCTTTCATTTCCGTCACTATCGGCACAATTTATGGTGCGATTTCCGGCTATGTAGGTGGTAAAACGGATATGTTGATGATGCGCTTTTTGGAAATTCTTAGCTCATTTCCATTTATGTTCTTCGTCATTTTATTAGTGACCCTTTTTGGCCAAAACATTTTCTTAATTTTTATCGCAATTGGTGCCATTGCTTGGCTTGGTCTTGCACGTATCGTACGTGGTCAAACCCTTAGTTTGAAAAATAAAGAATTCGTCGAAGCCGCCATCGTTTGTGGCGTGTCACGTCGCCAAATCATTTTCAAACATATTATTCCAAATGTATTGGGCTTAGTAGCAGTATATGCCTCACTTGAAGTACCTGGACTTATTCTTTTCGAATCATTCTTAAGTTTCTTAGGCTTAGGAACACAAGAGCCGATGAGTAGCTGGGGTGCACTATTAAGTGATGGAGCAGCACAAATGGAAGTCTCGCCTTGGCTATTAATTTTCCCGGCATTTTTCCTTTGTCTCACACTGTTTTGTTTTAACTTTATCGGTGACGGGTTGCGTGATGCGCTCGATCCAAAAGATAGATAG
- a CDS encoding YagU family protein, which translates to MSGIFEQTPANRRRYGVAIFVGIIAGLISAFVKWGAEHPFPPRSPIDFFAAACKVDITGLSQDQILQVCSRAFLNPPHVFLRDYLGIDPTQAAFTFADHGFDWIGVTHITFSLVFAIAYCLVAERFPKIKFWQGIGAGLIADICVHYITFPALGLTPPVAEWPLYEHISELVGHIFWFWTIEIIRRDLRNRITREPDAEIPLKNATE; encoded by the coding sequence ATGTCAGGTATTTTTGAGCAAACTCCTGCTAATCGTCGTCGTTATGGCGTAGCAATTTTTGTTGGTATTATTGCAGGTTTAATTTCTGCATTCGTAAAATGGGGTGCTGAGCATCCATTCCCACCGCGTAGTCCAATCGATTTCTTCGCAGCAGCATGTAAAGTAGACATCACAGGTTTAAGCCAAGATCAAATTCTTCAAGTCTGTTCACGTGCATTCTTAAACCCACCACACGTATTCTTACGTGATTATTTAGGTATTGACCCAACTCAAGCAGCATTCACTTTTGCAGATCATGGTTTTGACTGGATTGGGGTGACTCACATTACTTTCTCATTAGTATTTGCTATTGCTTACTGCTTAGTTGCAGAACGTTTCCCTAAAATCAAATTCTGGCAAGGTATTGGTGCAGGTTTAATCGCAGATATTTGTGTGCACTACATCACTTTCCCTGCATTAGGTTTAACACCACCTGTTGCAGAATGGCCGTTATATGAACATATTTCTGAATTAGTGGGACACATTTTCTGGTTCTGGACAATTGAGATTATTCGTCGTGATTTACGTAACCGTATTACTCGCGAGCCAGATGCAGAAATTCCATTAAAAAATGCAACTGAATAA
- the rplJ gene encoding 50S ribosomal protein L10: MALNLQDKQAIVAEVNEAAKGALSAVIADSRGVTVDKMTELRKAAREAGVTMRVVRNTLLRRAVEGTDFECLQDTFVGPTLIAFSNEHPGAAARLFKDFAKANDKFEIKGAAFEGKIQDVEFLATLPTYEEAIARLMGTMKEAAAGKLVRTFAALRDKLQEAA, encoded by the coding sequence ATGGCATTAAATCTTCAAGACAAACAAGCAATTGTTGCCGAAGTAAATGAAGCAGCCAAAGGTGCACTTTCAGCAGTAATCGCGGATTCTCGTGGTGTAACTGTTGATAAAATGACTGAATTACGTAAAGCAGCTCGTGAAGCTGGTGTAACAATGCGCGTTGTTCGTAATACTTTATTACGTCGTGCGGTTGAAGGCACTGATTTCGAATGCTTACAAGATACGTTTGTAGGTCCAACACTTATCGCATTCTCTAATGAACACCCAGGTGCAGCAGCACGTTTGTTCAAAGATTTTGCTAAAGCAAACGATAAGTTTGAAATTAAAGGTGCAGCCTTTGAAGGTAAGATCCAAGATGTTGAATTCTTAGCAACATTACCAACTTACGAAGAAGCAATTGCACGTTTAATGGGCACAATGAAAGAAGCTGCGGCAGGCAAACTTGTTCGCACTTTTGCGGCATTACGCGACAAATTACAAGAAGCAGCTTAA
- the oppB gene encoding oligopeptide ABC transporter permease OppB: MLKFIFKRLLEALPTLFILITFSFFLMRLAPGSPFTSERAYPPEVMANIEAKYHLNEPLHKQYFLYLENLSKGDFGPSFKYKDQSVNDLIASAFPVSLKLGMVAFAFAVVLGVTAGTLAALNQNSRWDYILMSFSMLGVIMPSFVFAPVLVLIFAIYLGWLPAGGWNGGSAMYIILPVASLTIAYVAGIARIMRGSMIEVLHSNFIRTAKAKGLSTSRIILKHALRPALLPVITYLGPAFVGIITGSMVIESVFGLPGMGLLFVNGALNRDYSLVLSLTILVGTLTILFNAIVDILYAIIDPKIRY, translated from the coding sequence ATGCTCAAATTTATTTTTAAACGGCTGTTGGAAGCCTTACCAACGCTGTTTATTTTGATTACTTTTTCCTTCTTTCTGATGCGTCTCGCCCCTGGTAGCCCGTTCACATCGGAACGTGCTTATCCACCAGAAGTCATGGCAAATATCGAAGCGAAGTATCATTTAAATGAACCATTACATAAACAATATTTCCTTTATTTGGAAAATCTTTCCAAAGGCGATTTTGGTCCCTCTTTTAAATATAAAGATCAATCGGTCAATGATTTAATCGCATCAGCCTTCCCTGTTTCCTTAAAATTAGGGATGGTCGCCTTCGCCTTTGCAGTGGTATTAGGTGTCACAGCGGGTACGCTTGCCGCGCTCAATCAAAATAGCCGTTGGGATTATATTTTGATGAGTTTCTCAATGCTTGGCGTCATTATGCCAAGCTTCGTCTTCGCACCAGTCTTAGTGCTGATTTTCGCCATTTATTTAGGTTGGTTACCTGCTGGCGGTTGGAATGGCGGTTCAGCAATGTACATTATTTTACCCGTTGCCTCATTAACTATCGCTTATGTTGCAGGGATTGCACGTATCATGCGCGGATCCATGATTGAAGTACTGCATTCCAACTTTATTCGTACCGCTAAAGCAAAAGGACTTTCAACCTCAAGAATCATTTTAAAACATGCTTTACGTCCTGCTCTTTTACCCGTGATTACCTATTTAGGCCCGGCTTTCGTAGGGATTATTACTGGCTCAATGGTTATCGAAAGTGTATTTGGTTTGCCTGGCATGGGCTTATTATTTGTAAACGGTGCATTAAACCGCGATTATTCTTTAGTTTTAAGTCTTACTATTTTAGTGGGCACATTAACCATTTTATTTAATGCGATTGTGGATATTTTATACGCCATCATCGATCCAAAAATTCGTTATTAA
- a CDS encoding RidA family protein, producing the protein MTKIIHTEKAPAAIGPYVQAVDLGNLVLTSGQIPVNPATGEVPKDIVAQARQSLENVKAIIEQAGLKVGDIVKTTVFVKDLNDFAAVNAEYEKFFKENNHPNFPARSCVEVARLPKDVGLEIEAIAVRK; encoded by the coding sequence ATGACTAAAATCATTCATACAGAAAAAGCCCCAGCCGCAATCGGTCCTTATGTTCAAGCGGTAGATTTAGGTAATTTAGTTTTAACATCAGGTCAAATCCCGGTTAATCCAGCAACGGGTGAAGTACCAAAAGATATTGTAGCTCAGGCGCGTCAATCGTTAGAAAACGTGAAGGCGATTATTGAACAGGCTGGTTTGAAAGTGGGTGATATTGTGAAAACTACTGTATTTGTGAAAGATCTTAATGATTTTGCAGCAGTAAATGCAGAGTATGAGAAATTCTTTAAAGAAAATAATCACCCAAATTTCCCTGCTCGTTCTTGCGTAGAAGTTGCTCGCTTGCCAAAAGATGTTGGCTTGGAAATTGAAGCAATTGCGGTAAGAAAATAA
- the rplL gene encoding 50S ribosomal protein L7/L12, whose translation MSLTNEQIIEAIASKSVTEIVELIAAMEEKFGVSAAAVAAAPAAGGAAAAAEEKTEFDVVLAEAGANKVAVIKAVRGATGLGLKEAKDLVESAPANLKEGVSKEEAEALKKELEEAGAKVEIK comes from the coding sequence ATGTCATTAACTAACGAACAAATCATTGAAGCGATCGCTTCTAAATCTGTAACTGAAATCGTTGAATTAATCGCAGCGATGGAAGAAAAATTCGGCGTTTCTGCAGCAGCAGTAGCAGCAGCTCCAGCAGCTGGCGGTGCAGCAGCAGCGGCAGAAGAAAAAACTGAATTCGACGTAGTTCTTGCTGAAGCTGGTGCTAACAAAGTAGCAGTTATCAAAGCAGTACGTGGTGCAACTGGTTTAGGCTTAAAAGAAGCTAAAGACTTAGTTGAATCTGCTCCAGCTAACTTAAAAGAAGGTGTTTCTAAAGAAGAAGCTGAAGCACTTAAGAAAGAATTAGAAGAAGCTGGTGCAAAAGTAGAAATCAAATAA